One Saccharomyces kudriavzevii IFO 1802 strain IFO1802 genome assembly, chromosome: 4 genomic region harbors:
- the SHS1 gene encoding septin SHS1 (similar to Saccharomyces cerevisiae SHS1 (YDL225W); ancestral locus Anc_2.51) → MSSASTPPINLFRRKKEHRRGITYTMLFCGPVGTGKTTFANNLLETDIFPHRYQYGKTGANIIPNPEVKVVAPTKVVSFNSKNGIPSYRSEFDPMRANLEPGITITSTSLELGGNKGQEKPEMNEDDTVFFNLIMTHGIGENLDDTMCFEEVMSYLEQQFDFVLAEETRIKRNPRFEDTRVHVALYFIEPTGHGLREVDVELMKSISKYTNVLPIITRSDSFTKEELIQFRKNIMLDVERYNVPIYKFEIDPEDDDLESIEENQALASLQPFAIITSDTRNGEGKYVREYPWGVISIDDDKVSDLKVLKNVLFGSHLQEFKDTTQHLLYENYRSEKLSLVANTEQIGPSAKKRQSNAPSLSNFASLISTGKFNSSQTLANDFRADTPRNQISENFKENEYEDNHEHGSTTNEQEMSPVRQMGQEIKQENESLIRSIKTESSPKFLNSADLPERTKLRNISETVPYVLRHERILARQQKLEELEAQSAKELQKRIQELERKAHELKLREKLINQNKINGSSSSINSLQQSTRSNMKKNDTYTDLASIVSGRD, encoded by the coding sequence ATGAGTAGCGCTTCAACACCACCTATTAACTTGTTCCGTAGAAAGAAGGAACATAGACGGGGGATCACATACACAATGCTGTTCTGTGGGCCAGTAGGTACAGGGAAGACTACCTTTGCTAATAATTTATTAGAGACTGATATCTTTCCGCATAGGTATCAGTATGGTAAAACGGGTGCTAATATTATTCCCAATCCAGAAGTGAAAGTTGTCGCCCCAACTAAAGTTGTGTCATTCAACTCCAAGAACGGAATTCCATCTTATAGATCTGAATTTGATCCAATGAGAGCCAATTTGGAACCGGGTATTACCATCACCTCCACTTCATTGGAACTTGGAGGCAACAAGGGCCAAGAAAAACCGGAGATGAACGAAGATGACactgttttcttcaacttgATCATGACACATGGCATAGGCGAAAACTTAGACGACACAATgtgttttgaagaagttatGTCGTATTTAGAACAGCAATTTGACTTCGTTCTTGCTGAAGAAACtagaatcaaaagaaatccGAGATTTGAGGACACCAGGGTCCATGTCGCGTTGTACTTTATAGAACCCACGGGACACGGGTTAAGAGAAGTTGATGTGGAGCTCATGAAAAGTATCTCTAAATATACGAATGTACTGCCAATAATAACAAGATCAGACTCATTTACCAAAGAAGAACTGATTCAATTCAGGAAAAACATTATGCTTGATGTAGAAAGATATAACGTCCCAATTTACAAATTTGAGATTGATcctgaagatgatgatttagaatccattgaagaaaaccaagCCTTGGCGTCATTGCAACCGTTTGCCATTATAACCTCAGACACCAGAAACGGCGAGGGTAAATACGTAAGGGAATATCCATGGGGCGTAATATCGATCGATGATGATAAAGTTTCGGACTTGAAAGTTTTAAAGAACGTCTTGTTTGGTTCTCATTTACAAGAGTTTAAAGATACAACACAACATTTACTTTACGAAAATTATCGTTCCGAAAAGCTGTCACTGGTGGCTAATACTGAACAGATTGGTCCCAGTGCCAAAAAGAGACAATCCAATGCTCCAAGTCTAAGCAACTTTGCATCTTTGATAAGCACTGGAAAATTTAATTCCTCCCAAACCCTAGCCAATGATTTTAGAGCAGACACACCAAGGAACCAAATCAGTGAAAACttcaaggaaaatgaatatgAAGACAATCATGAACATGGTTCTACAACAAACGAACAAGAAATGTCACCCGTAAGACAAATGGGCCAAGAGatcaaacaagaaaatgaaagtttAATAAGATCCATTAAAACGGAATCGTCGCCAAAGTTCTTGAACTCTGCGGACTTACCAGAACGTACCAAATTAAGAAACATTTCAGAAACTGTACCATATGTCTTAAGACATGAAAGAATCTTGGCAAGACAACAAAAACTGGAAGAATTAGAAGCTCAATCTGCCAAAGAGTTACAGAAAAGAATTCAAGAACTAGAAAGGAAAGCACATGAGTTGAAATTGAGGGAGAAGTTAAtcaatcaaaataaaataaatggTTCATCATCCTCAATCAATTCTCTACAACAGAGCACAAGAAgtaatatgaaaaaaaacgacACATATACTGATTTAGCATCTATTGTATCTGGTAGAGATTGA
- the GCS1 gene encoding GTPase-activating protein GCS1 (similar to Saccharomyces cerevisiae GCS1 (YDL226C) and SPS18 (YNL204C); ancestral locus Anc_2.46) yields MSDWKVDPDTRRRLLQLQKVGANKKCMDCGAPNPQWATPKFGAFICLECAGIHRGLGVHISFVRSITMDQFKPEELVRMEKGGNEPLTEWFKSHNIDLSLPQKVKYDNPVAEDYKEKLTCLCEDKPFEEREHLDFDASKLSVSASVAAAATSGTAQSREGTPLENRRSATPANSGNAFNFQKEKNEAYFTELGKKNQSKPDHLPPSQGGKYQGFGSAPANSLQEQPPSSNTLSLENFQADPLGTLTKGWGLFSSAVSKSFEDVNESVIKPHVQQWQSGELSEETKRAAAQFGQKFQETSSYGFQAFSNFTKNFNGGAEANSTVGNTTYEGYQKIDDADKKTGQDEDKWDDF; encoded by the coding sequence ATGTCGGATTGGAAAGTGGACCCAGATACCCGCAGACGCCTTTTGCAGCTACAAAAAGTTGGCGCGAACAAGAAATGTATGGATTGTGGTGCGCCAAATCCACAATGGGCGACGCCTAAATTTGGAGCCTTCATTTGCCTTGAATGTGCTGGCATTCATAGAGGTCTTGGAGTACATATCTCATTCGTTAGATCTATCACCATGGATCAGTTCAAACCAGAGGAGTTGGTTCGCATGGAAAAAGGTGGTAATGAACCTTTGACTGAATGGTTCAAGTCGCATAATATTGACTTGAGTTTACCACAAAAAGTGAAGTACGATAACCCCGTTGCAGAGGACTATAAGGAAAAACTGACCTGCCTTTGCGAAGACAAACCATTTGAAGAGCGCGAACATTTGGACTTTGACGCGTCAAAACTATCAGTTTCAGCTTCTGTCGCTGCTGCTGCTACGTCTGGTACTGCTCAAAGTCGAGAAGGGACACCTTTGGAAAATCGCCGATCTGCAACACCAGCAAACTCTGGTAACgctttcaattttcaaaaggagAAAAACGAAGCTTATTTTACTGAGCTAGGTAAAAAGAACCAGTCTAAGCCAGATCATTTACCTCCTTCCCAGGGCGGTAAATACCAAGGTTTTGGCAGTGCACCAGCGAACTCTTTACAAGAACAGCCCCCAAGCTCTAACACTTTGAGCctagaaaattttcaagcaGACCCACTGGGAACATTGACCAAGGGGTGGGGCCTCTTCTCTAGTGCTGTTTCCAAATCCTTTGAAGACGTAAATGAATCGGTTATCAAACCTCATGTCCAACAATGGCAATCTGGAGAGCTGTCCGAAGAGACAAAGAGGGCTGCCGCCCAATTTGGCCAAAAATTCCAGGAAACCAGCAGTTATGGTTTTCAAGCATTTAGTAACTTCACAAAAAACTTCAATGGTGGTGCGGAAGCTAATTCTACTGTAGGCAATACAACCTACGAGggatatcaaaaaattgacgACGCAGATAAGAAAACCGGCCAGGATGAAGATAAGTGGGACGATTTCTAA
- the WHI4 gene encoding Whi4p (similar to Saccharomyces cerevisiae WHI4 (YDL224C) and WHI3 (YNL197C); ancestral locus Anc_2.52) yields the protein MSLVHGQTSLNESKYLIERAFSSSSENVPLSREETYPIPNAYSFSTARSNSETNIKREKPHGLVAESGMTSMLHNLTMSTVSGKGNDSNSLAPRDVDVGSYCLLLRNLPKDITLRECYCIFSLATGVSSIELKRDDKEPFNENEKVIVVKFGSLPLVTHYANILNSKSEIFGPSFPFRSHIDVVNEQTQLPVSFQEHNTASTTNSSPKNYQLSSSAQNEIQSQTFNTVSYAGSNSSPLGSSAAKVRPSLLSERSLRFSFNDPFGLETGSQRKESVPFVRNSISQHDLSTVTNTPVPAGMPPPKDAGKSLLLLEKDEINESIWNGDELANDVGNSSFHTSLQQPPMSSTPVMEWNSSSATNIPVFQLSSQDNHQPNMLPTSHHLISQNVPHIQSQPNLNNSGVIHSTASLPQYHLLNQMNGANNTHSVQQHISNVSSDLDLNLQTGTSHSQPSASNGSSMFNNQKTNQGFLSNEPDANALPRQKEPSSSTASGSAFPKNNETNVAGSTTISQADLSLLAKVPPPANPADQNPPCNTLYVGNLPPDATEQELRQLFSNQPGFRRLSFRNKMNSHGHGNGHGHGPICFVEFEDVSFATRALAELYGSQLPHPRSSLNNKGGIRLSFSKNPLGVRGSNSRSKPSYSFNGSYGKSL from the coding sequence ATGTCGTTAGTACACGGTCAAACGAGTCTAAATGAATCCAAATATCTTATAGAAAGGGCATTTAGCTCCAGTTCAGAAAATGTTCCGTTATCAAGGGAGGAAACGTATCCCATTCCTAATGCATATAGTTTTTCCACAGCTAGAAGCAACAGTGAGACTAATATTAAGAGAGAGAAGCCGCACGGCTTGGTAGCAGAGTCGGGTATGACTTCTATGCTTCATAATTTGACCATGTCCACAGTGAGTGGGAAAGGAAATGATAGTAATTCTTTGGCCCCACGTGATGTGGACGTTGGCTCCTACTGCCTGCTATTGAGGAATTTACCAAAAGACATCACCCTGAGAGAATGttattgtatattttcATTAGCCACCGGGGTATCAAGTATAGAACTCAAAAGGGACGATAAAGAACCTTtcaacgaaaatgaaaaagttatTGTTGTGAAGTTTGGATCTTTACCTTTAGTGACCCACTATGCTAATATACTGAACTCGAAATCTGAAATTTTCGGGCCGAGCTTCCCTTTTAGATCCCACATCGACGTAGTTAATGAGCAAACGCAACTTCCCGTGAGCTTTCAAGAGCATAATACAGCCAGCACTACAAATAGTTCTCCAAAGAATTATCAATTATCATCCAGTGCGCAAAATGAAATCCAGAGTCAAACTTTTAATACTGTATCATACGCCGGATCTAATTCCTCTCCCTTAGGATCGTCAGCGGCCAAAGTAAGGCCCTCGCTACTCTCTGAAAGGTCTTTGcgtttttcattcaatgaTCCGTTTGGGTTAGAAACCGGTTCTCAGAGGAAGGAATCAGTACCTTTTGTGCGAAACAGTATCTCACAACATGATTTATCCACTGTAACTAATACCCCAGTTCCAGCTGGGATGCCACCTCCAAAAGATGCTGGCAAGTCACTTTTACTTTTAGAAAAGGatgaaataaatgaaaGTATTTGGAATGGTGATGAACTGGCTAATGATGTTGGTAATTCTTCATTCCATACGTCTTTACAACAGCCTCCAATGTCATCAACGCCTGTAATGGAGTGGAATTCTTCCTCAGCTACTAATATTCCTGTTTTCCAATTATCAAGCCAAGACAATCATCAACCTAACATGTTGCCGACATCTCATCATTTAATTAGCCAGAATGTACCACATATTCAATCACAACCAAATTTGAACAATTCAGGAGTAATACATTCCACGGCTTCCTTACCGCAATATCACTTGTTGAATCAAATGAACGGTGCTAATAACACGCATAGTGTTCAACAGCACATTTCGAATGTTTCATCCGATTTAGATCTTAACCTGCAGACGGGAACCTCCCACTCCCAACCTTCTGCTTCTAATGGTTCTTCAATGTTCAATAACCAAAAAACGAATCAAGgatttttatcaaatgaACCGGATGCTAATGCACTACCTCGACAAAAAGAGCCATCTTCATCTACTGCTTCTGGCTCtgcatttccaaaaaataacgaaaCAAATGTGGCAGGTTCCACAACTATTTCACAGGCTGACTTGTCACTCCTAGCCAAAGTTCCGCCACCAGCTAATCCCGCAGATCAAAATCCCCCTTGCAATACTCTGTATGTGGGTAATTTACCGCCTGATGCAACGGAACAAGAATTAAGGCAATTATTTTCTAATCAACCGGGATTTCGTAGGTTGTCCTTTAGGAACAAAATGAACTCGCATGGTCACGGAAACGGTCATGGTCATGGTCCAATTTGTTTTGtggaatttgaagatgttaGCTTTGCCACTAGAGCATTGGCTGAATTATATGGTAGCCAACTACCTCATCCCCGTTCTTCTCTTAATAACAAAGGGGGCATCAGGTTAAGTTTCTCTAAAAACCCCTTAGGTGTCAGAGGTTCAAACAGCAGGAGCAAACCCAGTTATAGTTTCAATGGAAGCTATGGAAAATCATTATAA
- the HO gene encoding Hop (similar to Saccharomyces cerevisiae HO (YDL227C); ancestral locus Anc_2.42): MLSENTTILMANGEIKDIANLTANSYVMCADGSAARVVSVTQGYQKIYNIQQKTKHRAFEGEPGKLDPRRRTVYQRLDFQCTAGHKLSVRVPTKPLLEKNGRNATKYKVRWRNLQQSQTLDGRIITIPKNHHKTFPMTVEGEFAAKRFIEEMERSKGEYFNFDIEVRDLDYLDAQLRISSCIRFSPVVTGNGVLSKFLTGRNDLVTPAVKSMAWMLGLWLGDGTTKEPEISVDSLDPKLMESLREHAKTWGLYLTVCDDHIPLRAKHVRLHYGDGPGENRKTRNLRKNNPFWKAVTTLKFKRDFDGEKQIPDFMYGEHVEVREAFLAGLIDSDGYVVKKGEGPESYKIAIQTVYSSIMDGIVHISRSLGMSATVTTRSAREETIEGRKVQCQFTYDCNVAGGTTLQNVLSYCRSGHKTREVPPAVKREPVYFGFTDDFQGESTVYGLSIEGHKNFLLGNKIEVKSCGSCCVGEQHKISQRKNLKHCIACPRKGIKYFYKDWSGKNRVCARCYGRYKFSGHHCISCKYVPEAREVKKAKDKGEKLGITPEGLPIKGPECLKCGGILQFDAIRGPHKSCDTNVGVRIC; encoded by the coding sequence ATGCTTTCCGAGAATACCACTATTTTAATGGCCAATGGCGAAATTAAAGACATTGCAAACCTCACGGCCAACTCTTACGTTATGTGCGCAGACGGTTCTGCCGCCCGCGTTGTAAGTGTCACACAAGGCTACCAGAAAATTTATAATATTCAGCAAAAAACCAAGCATAGAGCTTTTGAAGGTGAACCTGGTAAATTAGACCCTAGGCGTAGAACCGTCTATCAGCGCCTGGACTTTCAATGTACTGCAGGTCACAAGCTGTCTGTTAGGGTCCCCACGAAACCATTGTTAGAAAAAAACGGTAGAAATGCCACCAAATATAAAGTGAGATGGAGAAATCTACAGCAATCTCAGACACTTGACGGaagaataataacaattccaaaaaatcaccACAAAACTTTTCCAATGACTGTGGAGGGTGAATTTGCGGCAAAACGCTTCATTGAGGAAATGGAGCGCTCAAAAGGCGAGTATTTTAACTTTGACATTGAAGTCAGAGATTTGGATTATCTTGATGCTCAGTTGAGAATTTCTAGCTGTATAAGATTCAGTCCAGTAGTTACCGGTAATGGGGTTTTATCTAAATTTCTCACTGGACGTAACGACCTTGTAACTCCAGCTGTGAAAAGCATGGCTTGGATGCTTGGTTTATGGCTAGGTGACGGTACAACAAAAGAGCCTGAGATCTCAGTAGACAGCTTGGACCCTAAACTGATGGAAAGTTTAAGAGAGCATGCAAAAACTTGGGGTCTCTATCTTACAGTTTGTGATGACCATATCCCGTTACGTGCCAAGCATGTGAGGCTTCACTATGGTGATGGTCCAGGtgaaaatagaaaaacaAGGAATTTGAGGAAAAACAATCCCTTCTGGAAAGCTGTCACAACActgaaattcaaaaggGATTTCGATGGAGAAAAGCAAATCCCGGATTTTATGTACGGTGAACATGTAGAAGTTCGCGAAGCATTTTTGGCTGGTTTGATTGATTCAGATGGGTATGTTGTGAAAAAGGGCGAAGGCCCTGAATCCTACAAAATAGCGATTCAAACTGTTTACTCATCCATTATGGACGGTATTGTTCATATCTCAAGATCTCTTGGAATGTCAGCTACTGTGACAACGAGATCGGCTAGGGAAGAAACtattgaaggaagaaaagtcCAATGCCAATTTACTTATGATTGTAATGTTGCTGGAGGAACAACATTACAAAATGTCTTGTCATATTGTCGAAGTGGTCACAAAACGAGGGAGGTTCCACCAGCTGTGAAAAGGGAACCAGTATATTTCGGATTTACGGACGATTTCCAAGGCGAGAGTACAGTATATGGACTCAGCATAGAAGGCCATAAGAATTTCTTGTTAGGCAACAAAATAGAAGTAAAATCATGTGGTAGCTGTTGTGTAGGAGAACAACACAAAATATcccaaaggaaaaacttgaaacATTGCATTGCCTGTCCCAGAAAGGGcatcaaatatttttacaAAGATTGGAGCGGTAAAAATCGAGTATGCGCTAGATGCTATGGAAGGTACAAATTCAGTGGTCATCACTGTATAAGTTGTAAATATGTACCAGAAGCACGCGAAGtaaaaaaggcaaaggATAAAGGTGAGAAATTGGGCATAACCCCTGAAGGATTGCCTATTAAAGGGCCAGAATGTCTAAAATGTGGAGGGATTTTGCAGTTTGATGCTATTCGTGGACCTCATAAGAGCTGTGATACAAATGTTGGTGTGCGCATATGTTAG